The window TTGCAACATCGCTGTTCACAGTTCGGGCTCCCATCAAACGGCCTCTTATGTTGAACATTAAAGATTATATACCTTTCCAGGCATCTACCCTCGCAGTTCAACAAAACAACCGCGTTACACGCTCGTGGTGAGCGTGGGATACAATAGTAGATCACTAGCACATATAATGGTTTCTCAAAAAGCCGAGTAATAACACATCAACAGACATACAGAAGTGACTAGATAACCTCAATTCTTTGGCTTTTTTACTTACATTACCAAAAAGCGCAGTTACGCAAACACAACAGTAACTGAAACCATCATGGAGATTCTGTCGTAAGTTGATGAATATCGTGAAACAAAAATAGGACCATGCTGCAGAATGTGGCAGTGTTGATGTTAGGAGTACCAGCATACAAAGCGTGTCAGCGCGATGTAGATGTACCACATCCTACAACATGGATTACATATTTTTGTTGCACCAAGGATCGTATAAGGTTTCTCATTCAAAACAGAGCAAATACTAAGGATCTAGTGGTTATTTGAGAAATAAATAATATTTAAAGTATTAGTTCTTGTAGAATGGGTTGTTTCAAAGAAAAGGAAAAAAAGGATTGAATCACGCATACCAGAGAATTATGAGGATCAACTTCTCCTTCCACATGCATCCCGATGATATCTTCCAAGCTCACTCTTTTGAAGAATATCACCACGAAATACCGGACCATCTCTACAGACACATAATCCTTCAGGATCAATACAACATGAACCACATAACCCCACCCCGCATTTCATGTATCGGTGAAGACTAAATTGTCCCATTTTCAGGGCTCCTTTTGCATCAAGAACATCAAGGACTGATTTCATCATAAGTTCTGGTCCGCAAACACATACAGAATCGTATATTGAAAGATCCATTTCGCGCAAAAGACCTGCAACAAATCCATGATATCCTACTGACCCATCATCAGTCGCGATCATAAGATTTGTACACTCAGAAAGGATGCGGGTATATAGAAGATCTGGAGCTGACCTGGCACCAAGCAGAAAGGTAATTTTTGAGTACTGTCGTGCCAGAGGCAGTAAAGGGGCTGCACCTACACCTCCTGCAATTGCCAGAATATTCCCATTCGGGGAGAATCCATTCCCAAATGGACCTCGTATACCAATCAACTCCCCGGGTTTCAGATTCCCAAGAGCAATGGTAGCATCACCAACTTCCTGGACAGTAATTGAATCAGGTCCAGAAAGTGCCATCGGGATCTCATCAACCCCGGGAACCCAGACCATGACAAACTGGCCGGGTCTAACTTCAAATTTCTTATCAAAAAAAACAGTTTTTACAGATGTACTCTCTTCGACTATTCTGGTTATGTTTACCATGACGGGAAGATTATCACTCATGTGCACACCCGATAATTTCTTTTGGCAAAAATCCATTATCATCATAAAGGGCAGAGGAAATTTCTCTGAATAGTCCCGGATTTCCTCGCAATGCAGACCCAATCTCAACTGCAGATGCACCAGCCATCATCATCTCAACCACATCATCAGCTGATGAAATGCCCCCACATCCTATAACCGGAATATTACATGACTCATACAACTCATACACGCACCTGATTGCGATAGGAAATATTGCTTTTCCAGATAATCCACCAAACCGGTTGCCTAGAACAGGACGTTTAGCCTCAAGAGAAATCCGCATAGCCCTGACTGTATTAATTGCTACCAGGGCATCCGCACCCCCATCTTCAGCGGCTTTTCCAATCAGAGTGATATCAGTCACATTGGGTGTAAGTTTCACCCAGACAGGTTTGTTGAATCGTGCGACAGCTGAAGTACAAGCCTGAACCAAGTCAGGATTAGTCCCTATCTGGGCACCATAGCCGGATGCATGAGGACAACTGACATTGAGCTCAAAAGCGGTTGCAGAATTAGCAAACCATGATGCAACTTCGCTGAACTCTTCCGGGTTCCCTCCGAATATACTGATAATAACAGGCTCCCCCTCGAGAGGTTTTAATTCTTCTTTGAACTCATGTGACGGATTTGGGAGACCCATTGCATTAAGGACACCATCCTCAAGAACCACAAGGCACGGACCTGCATGTCCTGTCCGTGGTTCAGGCCCGATGGATTTGGAGACCACTGCACCAGCTCCCTCTCGGAGCATACGCGCAAGAGATGAGCCACTGGTGCCAAGCACACCGGCAGCAAGGATGAGATGGTTACTCAGTGTAACTCCACCAACCTCGACCGGACCCCTCTGAAGTCGAATCATCATCAGAGAGATCAATATGATGGTAGTTATGTATTCGCCATACCTATGAGTATGGCATGACAAGCCTCGCCATATTCGGAGCAGGAACGATCGGAGGAGGAGTAGCTAACCTTCTCAATGCCCGTGGCCTGGTCAGCCGGATGGTAATATACGATAAGAATCGCGACCTCCAGGAGGCACAAAGGCTTGACATTCTGCACACGGGAAGAGATGTTGAGATCTCAACAGATCCCGAAGATATGCGGAATTGTGACATAGTCATCTGCACGGCTGGACTTCCTCGAAATCCTACAGTAAAAACGCGTGCAGATCTTCTTCATACAAATCTGCCAGCAGCTGATAGTTGCGCCCGATACCTGAACGGTTTTTCCGGAATTCTAATCGTGGTGACTAACCCGATGGACATCATCACCTGGTATTTCCATACTATCACCCAGATTCCAAAAAACCGGATTATCGGATTTGGAGGGCAATTAGACAGTGCCAGATTTTCTTATACACTTCATCAATTAGACATACAGGGACCTGGATGCATACTTGGGGAACATGGAGAACACCAGGTACCCATCTTCAGCAGAGTTGATCCCTCTCTCCCTGAATCGAAAAGAAATGAAGTACTTTCAGATCTTCGGGGATCCAGCATGGAGATCATCAAGGGAAAAGGAGCGACGGAATTCGGTCCTTCATGGCATATATCAGAACTCGTGCGAATAATCGCCCGTGATGATAAAACATGCATACCATGTTCCTGTATTCTGGAAGGTGAATACGGGATATCTGGTTGCTGCCTTGGTGTGCCTGCAATTATTGGAAAGGAGGGGATTTGTGAAATTGAACAATGGGACCTGGATCCCTGGGAACATGCTCACATGCAGGCAGCCGGTACATTTGTGTCAGGACTTTGCAGGACTCTTGAAGGAAATAAATAATGGACGAAAATAAAAATACAACAAAAACTGCTTTGTCCCAGAATAAGATTCAGACGGAATTGAATTTTCAAGGAGATGCAGAGGACACAGGAAAAACTCTATTAGGGATTAATCAGGTCGAGTACTCAAATGGACCTGATGGACCAGTCATTCACCTATACGGAAGAGAAAAAGATGGTACCTCCCGCGAAATTATGATTACGGGATTTAAACCCTATCTTTATGTAAAGGCAGAACAACTTTCAACAGTTCCTCTTCCCATGCAGGTTATTAAGGTGGAAGAGACCCCGTACTGGTCCATACACCGCGAAGAAGTTCGCAGGATGTACACCCAGCGCCCCACCGATGTCAGGGATGTGCGAACTGATTACACTCATTTTGAAGCTGATATTCCATTCGCAACCAGGTTTATGATCGACATGGGAATAACTGCAGGAGTAAAAATCCCAAAAGATCAATTTCAGGTACCATACCAGGAGGTGATTCCGGATAACATCATGGCTCCAACCCGAAGTTGCATCCTTGATATCGAATGCCAGGATGACAAAGGCGGACTTCCGGACCCTGATCGCGATGCTATCATCTGTATCACTGCCTGGGACTCTTTTGACGATGTGTATAAAACATTCATCCTGCAAAACGAGTCAAAAACAATAACACCGTCCCTCATAAATTCAACGGGGCCACTGGAGAGCGGATGCTTCAACAAATCCTGTCATGAAGTACTTATCTATCAAACAGAAAAAGAGTTACTGGCAGGATTTGCATCGTATATTACCAAAAATAATCCAGATCTACTCACCGGATGGAACTTCATCGATTTCGACCTTCCTTTTATTCTGGGCCGAATTAAAAAACTCAACCTTCCTACAGATATTCTGGCCCGTCTCAAAGGTCCTTCTGAACGTAGTACTATTCGAGGTCGGATAGAATTTGATCTCCTTGCAGCATACAAAAAGATGCAGAGCACGAAGCTCGATTCTTATCGACTCGATGCAGTTGGAGAGCGTGAGGTTGGCGATGTAAAAGCGTTCCACTATTCACCAGGGATGACCACTTCATTCTGGAAAGACAGCCCTGCCCAGCTGATTGAGTATAACTACAAAGATGTCGAACTTTGCGTTAAAATTAATCAAAAAAACAGCATTATTGAATTTTATCAGGAAATATCCAGATATGTCGGCTGCCCGTTGGATCGGACTCTGAATTCATCAAATGTTATTGACATTTATATTCTACGCAAAGCTTTCGGAAAATTTGTTCTTCCATCAAAAGGATATGCAGCCGGAGATGAATTTGAGGGAGCCACAGTTTTTGATCCAAGCCACGGTCTAAAGGAAAATGTCGTAGTTCTTGATTTGAAATCACTGTACCCAATGGCGATGATGACAATCAATGCCTCTCCGGAGACAAAAGATCCAGAAGGGGAACTGATTGCTCCTAACGGCATCAGGTTTAAAGGCCAGCCTGATGGCCTGACGAGGAGTATCATCAGCGAACTGCTTAAAGAGCGTGATGAAAAGAAGAATACACGGAACCTCTACCCATTCGGATCTCAGGAATATCATCTCTTTGACATGCAGCAGAATGTCATCAAGGTTATCATGAACACCTATTACGGCGTAAGCGGGTATTCCCGGTTCAGACTGTATGATAGAGAAATCGGTGCTGCTGTCACCTCTGTAGGCAGAGCAATTATTGAACATACCAGATCCATTATAGAATCCAAAGGATACTCGGTCATCTACGGCGACACTGACTCATGTATGGTTCAGCTCCCACAGGGAGATCTTGAACAGACAATTCAGATTGCCAGATCCATAGAAAAGGAACTGAACGGGAGTTATGATAAATTTGCCAGAGATACTCTCCATGCTGATCATCACTTTTTTTCAATAAAATTTGAGAAAGTATATCGCAGATTCTTTCAGGGAGGGAAGAAAAAACGTTACGCGGGCAATCTCATCTGGAAAGAAGGAAAAGATGTGGATGAGATCGATATGGTAGGGTTTGAAGCAAAACGTTCAGACTCTCCTCTCCTCACCAGGGAAGTAATGAAGGAGATGATGAACCGGATCCTGAAAGGTGCAGAACTGCCAGAAATTAAGCAATTTCTGGGAGATGTTATAAAAAAATACCGGGCAGGAGGATACCCACTAGATGAGATCGGAATTCCCGGAGGAATCGGTAAGGGTCTAGAAGATTATGACATCGCTGATGCACAAATTCGGGGTGCCAAATATGCCAACGAATATCTGGGTATGAACTTTGGAAAAGGCAGTAAACCTAAACGCCTCTATATCAAGACAGTCAAAGGAAAGTATCCAAAGACAGATGTACTCTGCTTTGAATATGGAGATCAGGTCCCCACAGAATTTGTGGTTGACAGGGAACTTATGCTGGACAAAACAATAAAACAACCAATATCCCGTATACTGGAACCTATAGGCTGGAGTTGGTCTGATATGGATCCAAGCAGAACTACCCTTTCAGACTTTTTCTAATATGACTGAAAATAATTCAGGAAAAACCTCAATCCCAAGGATAATAGTTGCCGGTATCCACAGCGATTGTGGAAAGACAACAATATCACGGGGATTAATGGCAGCACTTGTTAAACGGGGCCTTATTGTGCAACCTTTCAAAGTAGGCCCTGACTTTATCGATCCCAGTCATCATACTCAAATCTGCGGACGGATTTCCCGCAATCTTGATCCAATAATGATGGGTGAGCAGACTCTTACAGATACCTTCATCAACGCCAGTAAGGGAGCAGACATTGCAGTCATCGAAGGAGTGATGGGAATGTTTGATGGGCTGGATGGATCATCAGAAGGGAGTACTGCTCATGTTGCCCGTCTACTCAAAGCGCCTGTTATCCTGGTCATACCGGTTAAAGGAATGTCTGGAAGTGTACATGCAATAGCAGAGGGATTTAGCAGACATGATCCCGATGTTTCCATCTCTGGAATGATCCTGAATATGGTAGGTAGTTCCAGGCACAAGACCATTCTTCAGGCATGTAATAGCGTTGATCAGGTCGGTCATATACCGGTTATGAAAGATCTTGAAATCGGGAGCAGACATCTCGGACTTGTCATGGGGGAAGAAATTCATGCCCCAGCAGCGCTTGCCAACATACTTGAGGAGTACGCCGATATACCTCGGTTGATAACCATTGCAAGATCTGCTCCTCCCCTTTCAGATACAAATGTGGATATTCGAAGCGAGCCAGAAAAAGTTCGTATTGCAGTAGCCAGAGATCCGGCATTTTGTTTTTATTACCAGGACAACCTCGAAAGGTTAGTCAGACATGGTGCTGATTTGACTTTTTTCAGCCCGATGGTGGACAATCTTCCTTCTGCAGATATGATCTATTTGGGCGGAGGTTACCCTGAACTTCATGCCTCAACCCTTGAATCAGGGCAGGCCCGCGAACAGATCCGGACTGCTGGAGAGAACGGTGTGCCAATATACGCAGAATGTGGAGGACTTATGTATCTCGGTAAGGGACTAGACAGTGATACAGGATATGTACAATGGACGGGTATTCTGCCGATAGAAGCACATATGGAAAAGAGGTTTCAGGCTCTTGGGTACACCACTGGTCATTCTATCGGTGGGCCATCTGTTGCACCAGCGGGAACTGAGATCAGAGGACATGAATTTCATTATTCAAGGGTCGATCCAGATCGGGATGCCAGATATGCAATACACCTCTCCCGTGGATCAGGAATTTCCGATGGCCATGACGGGATATTTGTTGAAAACTGTATGGGATCATATACTCATGCATATTTTTCAGATAATATGACAAAAGCACTCATCTCGGCAGCCATGGAAAATAAAAAATCGAAAAACTGATTATTGAGAAAAAGGTAGCGATTAAAGAACGCTACGTAGTTTCTGGCCAAATACAGGGAAAAAATCTTTCTTTCGGGACATCACACCCGGCAGCTCAACCGGCTGTATTTCATACCCAATTCCATTAATCAATCCTGCATCCCCGGCAGCATAGAGGTAACTGATCTGACCTATAACATCAGTGAAAAGGACAATATAAAGATCTGCACCCGTCTTATCTCTTATTGCAATTAGTTCTTCTCTGATCTCATCATCATGAGATGAGTGATACTGGTCAGAAGCGGTCATAATCTGTGCGATGATCACTTTCTTGTCATAGAGTGTATACTCTTTTACATCCCTGATAAGAAGCTCATGAAGGGGAACCTGATCGAGATCCATACCTTTTTGGATGAGAGTACTCCCGAACTCCAGAGGATCCCGACCTGCCAGACTGGAAAGATATTCAACTGCCTCACGGTCCCTTGCAGTTGTTGTCGACATCTTCATCACAAGCGTGTCTGAAAGAACCCCTGCCAGGAGTAACATAGCTATCTCTTTAGAAGGTGTAACCCCCTCTTCGATATATCTGAGTGTAATGATTGTTGAGGTTGAACCAACAGGCTCATTTCTAAACTGAATCGGACGTAATGTTGAGATGGTTCCAAGACGGTGGTGATCGATGATCTCCAGTACTTCAGCTTCTTCTATCCCTTCAGCTGCCTGGGCAAATTCATTGTGATCAACAAGGATCACCGATTTGTGAATTTCTTCGACAAAAGAGTTTCGAGAGATCATTCCAAGTAGACAATAATTCTCATCAACCACGCAGGCTGTCCGGTATGGTGAATTGGTAACAACCCTCGTAGCTGATGAGAGAGAATCATCCATATGGACAACTTCTACATCTGTCCCCATGATGGCTGTGGCAGGATGAGAAAGGTGAATCATCCGGCCGACACTGAAGGCATCAAGATCAGTTTTAAGGAGTGTTACCTTGCGAGACTTGGCTGCATCATGCAGACGTTCACCAACGGGAGCGCCTTCAGCGATGATCATAGCTCCAATGCCAGCTGAAACCAGCGCTAATTGGGCGGGTTCATTGTCTCCGACAATGGCTACATCTTGTGAACCCAGCCGGGATAGGGAAACATGCAGGGCATCAATAACAATAGCAACCTGCCCATCAAGATTTGAATGGGCAATATGCACAATCTCTGCCTGTAAAATCCGGGCTAATGTTTCAGTACTGATAGGACCAACACGAAGTGGCTGGCTTGCGTGAGGTGATACATATGCACGGGCAAGACCATGTTCACTTACAAGACCGAGCAGATGATCATCAGAATCAACAATTGGAATATTTCTGACATCATGCTCATCCATCAGTGCTGCCACATCTATCGCAGCCATGTCATTAGGTGCTCGTTGAGGATAAAGGAATGGAATATCACCCACAACAGGTTCAACACTTTCGATAAGTGTTGGCGAAGGGAGATTCGTTTCATTAAGGACATATTGTGTCTCTGAATTAATTTCTCCGCACCGACCTGCGACATATGAACCTTCTTTGACCTTTCCAAGGAGGTTTGCATAAGCGATTGCACTGGCAATACTATCGGTATCAGGCTGCCGGTGTCCGAGAACATATATTGTCTGCATACCTGTTCCACAGGTTATGCATGTGCAGACATATACTATTGGTCTGTCTCATGCAGATTGATATATCTCGTCACCAAATTCCAGAGTACCAATTATGGCAGATGATGTGAATATTGGAGATGTTGCATCCTCGGCACTGGATGGAGTCACCCTTATTGCAGGATATATGGGTTCACTCTGTCTTTTTATCGGGGGACTGACCACCTTTTTCCCGGTCCCTTTTCTCGGGCAGATTACGTACCTGAATGGGCCAACCGGCACAGGGGTACTATATCTTCTGATTGCAGGAATCTCTGCTTACATTACGTATACAAGAAAATTTTTTCTCCTTTACATATGCGGAGGGCTTGCAGCAGTAACTGCTGGATATGATATCCTAAATGGGACCCGGCTTGGATATGTAATGCAAATGGCACTCGGGGGAGGGTTGTCAGCTTCAATGGGAGGAACCCAGGATCCAATAGTATCAGGTATGATGCAAAATGCTGGTTTTACGATTCCTACCGCATGGATGGTTCTTGCAGGTGGTATATTTATTCTATGTATAACGCCGAGTCTCGTTCAGAAGAAAAACGATAATAGCAAGGGGGGCGAGCCCACAAAAACAAAAAGGGATCAGATACTGGAAAACCGGATGAAAGAACTGGACAACCTTATCCTGATTTATGAACGAGGCCATATCACAAAAGAAGAATTCAACAAACTAAAAACTGAGATCATGAACCGGGACAGGTTGAAGTAATCAGTCAAATACTGGTGGATCAAAGCTAGCATCAGATCATAAATGCAGGAACAATCACATCATGCAGAATAACAATCAGGTAGACCTCAAAACAATCGCATACAACGCGATGGTAAAATACGGATTTGAACCAGTCTTTCCAAAATCAGCACTTAATGAAGTTCAACAGGTTACAGAAAAAAAGATAGAACCCTGGCCCATAAAAACCCGTGATTTGAGAGCACTCCTCTGGTCATCAATCGATAATGTTGACTCCATGGATCTCGATCAAATCGAATACTGTGAGAAAGGGAACAATGGTGAGATTCATGTTAAAATCGCTATCGCAGATGTCGATTTTTTTGTTCTAAAAAATACCCACATTGACAGGCATGCTTCACATAATGGAACTTCTGTTTATACGGGGATAGAAACCTTCTCAATGCTTCCGGATCCCCTCTCTAAAGGTGTTTCATCACTACTTCCCGGGCCTGATCATCTTGCGATGGTGATAGAGTATACAGTCATGACCGATGGAACGTTCAGGCCAGGTGGCCTCTACCGGGCTGTTGTAGTTAACAAGGCTAAACTCATCTACGAGGAGGTTGGTGACTGGCTTGAAGGAAAATCCGGAGTTCCCAAGGCTGTTCAATCGGTACCAGGACTTAAAGAACAAATTGAATTACAGAATACTGCGGCGGAGCGATTGAAGCAACACCGCCGGGAACAGGGAGCACTTGATCTTGGTACTCTTGAAGCTAATGCAATTGTAAGTCAGGGAAAAGTTCTGGACCTGGTTGTTCAGGATCAGAATATGGCCAGATGCCTGATAGAAGAATTCATGGTAGCAGCGAATGGAACCACCGTTGCATTTCTGAATTCAGCAAATATGCCAATGATCCAGAGAATTGTCCGGACACCAAAAAACTGGGAGGGGATCAGAATGACAGCTGCTCAATACAGGGAAAAACTTCCACGGGCACCTGATACCCGGGCACTGGCAAAATTTTTGATCAGACGCAGAAAGGCCGATCCTGAACGTTTTCCAGATCTTTCTCTCACGATAGTAAAACTCATGGGGCCAGGTGAGTATGTTCCGCTCATCCCGGGTGAACCACCAGTCGGACATTTTGCACTTGCGGTCACAGATTACACGCATGGAACTGCACCAAATCGAAGATATATTGATCTTATCATTCAACGCATCATCAAATCAGTCCTCGATAATAAAACGAATCCATATACAAATGCAGAATTGAAAGAGTTAAGTACCTGGCTTACAGGTCGCGAAAAGGGATCGAAAAAAGTTGAGCGGTACATGCAGAAGGCTGCAGCGGCAGTGCTCCTCCAAAACAGGATCGGGCAGTTATTTGAAGGACTTGTGACTGGTGCTTCAGATAAAGGTACCTATGTCAGAATACTGAGTCCTCCTGTTGAAGGAAGGGTTGTTCAAGGATGTCGGGGTCTTTATGTTGGACAGAAAGTCAGGGTACGTCTTCTCAGAACTGATCCCTATCAAGGGTACATAGACTTTGATTGTACCGGAAAAATCAGGT of the Methanospirillum lacunae genome contains:
- a CDS encoding dihydroorotate dehydrogenase electron transfer subunit yields the protein MSDNLPVMVNITRIVEESTSVKTVFFDKKFEVRPGQFVMVWVPGVDEIPMALSGPDSITVQEVGDATIALGNLKPGELIGIRGPFGNGFSPNGNILAIAGGVGAAPLLPLARQYSKITFLLGARSAPDLLYTRILSECTNLMIATDDGSVGYHGFVAGLLREMDLSIYDSVCVCGPELMMKSVLDVLDAKGALKMGQFSLHRYMKCGVGLCGSCCIDPEGLCVCRDGPVFRGDILQKSELGRYHRDACGRRS
- a CDS encoding dihydroorotate dehydrogenase; protein product: MIRLQRGPVEVGGVTLSNHLILAAGVLGTSGSSLARMLREGAGAVVSKSIGPEPRTGHAGPCLVVLEDGVLNAMGLPNPSHEFKEELKPLEGEPVIISIFGGNPEEFSEVASWFANSATAFELNVSCPHASGYGAQIGTNPDLVQACTSAVARFNKPVWVKLTPNVTDITLIGKAAEDGGADALVAINTVRAMRISLEAKRPVLGNRFGGLSGKAIFPIAIRCVYELYESCNIPVIGCGGISSADDVVEMMMAGASAVEIGSALRGNPGLFREISSALYDDNGFLPKEIIGCAHE
- a CDS encoding malate dehydrogenase, whose translation is MTSLAIFGAGTIGGGVANLLNARGLVSRMVIYDKNRDLQEAQRLDILHTGRDVEISTDPEDMRNCDIVICTAGLPRNPTVKTRADLLHTNLPAADSCARYLNGFSGILIVVTNPMDIITWYFHTITQIPKNRIIGFGGQLDSARFSYTLHQLDIQGPGCILGEHGEHQVPIFSRVDPSLPESKRNEVLSDLRGSSMEIIKGKGATEFGPSWHISELVRIIARDDKTCIPCSCILEGEYGISGCCLGVPAIIGKEGICEIEQWDLDPWEHAHMQAAGTFVSGLCRTLEGNK
- a CDS encoding DNA-directed DNA polymerase; translation: MDENKNTTKTALSQNKIQTELNFQGDAEDTGKTLLGINQVEYSNGPDGPVIHLYGREKDGTSREIMITGFKPYLYVKAEQLSTVPLPMQVIKVEETPYWSIHREEVRRMYTQRPTDVRDVRTDYTHFEADIPFATRFMIDMGITAGVKIPKDQFQVPYQEVIPDNIMAPTRSCILDIECQDDKGGLPDPDRDAIICITAWDSFDDVYKTFILQNESKTITPSLINSTGPLESGCFNKSCHEVLIYQTEKELLAGFASYITKNNPDLLTGWNFIDFDLPFILGRIKKLNLPTDILARLKGPSERSTIRGRIEFDLLAAYKKMQSTKLDSYRLDAVGEREVGDVKAFHYSPGMTTSFWKDSPAQLIEYNYKDVELCVKINQKNSIIEFYQEISRYVGCPLDRTLNSSNVIDIYILRKAFGKFVLPSKGYAAGDEFEGATVFDPSHGLKENVVVLDLKSLYPMAMMTINASPETKDPEGELIAPNGIRFKGQPDGLTRSIISELLKERDEKKNTRNLYPFGSQEYHLFDMQQNVIKVIMNTYYGVSGYSRFRLYDREIGAAVTSVGRAIIEHTRSIIESKGYSVIYGDTDSCMVQLPQGDLEQTIQIARSIEKELNGSYDKFARDTLHADHHFFSIKFEKVYRRFFQGGKKKRYAGNLIWKEGKDVDEIDMVGFEAKRSDSPLLTREVMKEMMNRILKGAELPEIKQFLGDVIKKYRAGGYPLDEIGIPGGIGKGLEDYDIADAQIRGAKYANEYLGMNFGKGSKPKRLYIKTVKGKYPKTDVLCFEYGDQVPTEFVVDRELMLDKTIKQPISRILEPIGWSWSDMDPSRTTLSDFF
- a CDS encoding cobyrinate a,c-diamide synthase, yielding MTENNSGKTSIPRIIVAGIHSDCGKTTISRGLMAALVKRGLIVQPFKVGPDFIDPSHHTQICGRISRNLDPIMMGEQTLTDTFINASKGADIAVIEGVMGMFDGLDGSSEGSTAHVARLLKAPVILVIPVKGMSGSVHAIAEGFSRHDPDVSISGMILNMVGSSRHKTILQACNSVDQVGHIPVMKDLEIGSRHLGLVMGEEIHAPAALANILEEYADIPRLITIARSAPPLSDTNVDIRSEPEKVRIAVARDPAFCFYYQDNLERLVRHGADLTFFSPMVDNLPSADMIYLGGGYPELHASTLESGQAREQIRTAGENGVPIYAECGGLMYLGKGLDSDTGYVQWTGILPIEAHMEKRFQALGYTTGHSIGGPSVAPAGTEIRGHEFHYSRVDPDRDARYAIHLSRGSGISDGHDGIFVENCMGSYTHAYFSDNMTKALISAAMENKKSKN
- a CDS encoding putative manganese-dependent inorganic diphosphatase: MQTIYVLGHRQPDTDSIASAIAYANLLGKVKEGSYVAGRCGEINSETQYVLNETNLPSPTLIESVEPVVGDIPFLYPQRAPNDMAAIDVAALMDEHDVRNIPIVDSDDHLLGLVSEHGLARAYVSPHASQPLRVGPISTETLARILQAEIVHIAHSNLDGQVAIVIDALHVSLSRLGSQDVAIVGDNEPAQLALVSAGIGAMIIAEGAPVGERLHDAAKSRKVTLLKTDLDAFSVGRMIHLSHPATAIMGTDVEVVHMDDSLSSATRVVTNSPYRTACVVDENYCLLGMISRNSFVEEIHKSVILVDHNEFAQAAEGIEEAEVLEIIDHHRLGTISTLRPIQFRNEPVGSTSTIITLRYIEEGVTPSKEIAMLLLAGVLSDTLVMKMSTTTARDREAVEYLSSLAGRDPLEFGSTLIQKGMDLDQVPLHELLIRDVKEYTLYDKKVIIAQIMTASDQYHSSHDDEIREELIAIRDKTGADLYIVLFTDVIGQISYLYAAGDAGLINGIGYEIQPVELPGVMSRKKDFFPVFGQKLRSVL
- a CDS encoding SHOCT domain-containing protein → MADDVNIGDVASSALDGVTLIAGYMGSLCLFIGGLTTFFPVPFLGQITYLNGPTGTGVLYLLIAGISAYITYTRKFFLLYICGGLAAVTAGYDILNGTRLGYVMQMALGGGLSASMGGTQDPIVSGMMQNAGFTIPTAWMVLAGGIFILCITPSLVQKKNDNSKGGEPTKTKRDQILENRMKELDNLILIYERGHITKEEFNKLKTEIMNRDRLK
- a CDS encoding RNB domain-containing ribonuclease, with product MQNNNQVDLKTIAYNAMVKYGFEPVFPKSALNEVQQVTEKKIEPWPIKTRDLRALLWSSIDNVDSMDLDQIEYCEKGNNGEIHVKIAIADVDFFVLKNTHIDRHASHNGTSVYTGIETFSMLPDPLSKGVSSLLPGPDHLAMVIEYTVMTDGTFRPGGLYRAVVVNKAKLIYEEVGDWLEGKSGVPKAVQSVPGLKEQIELQNTAAERLKQHRREQGALDLGTLEANAIVSQGKVLDLVVQDQNMARCLIEEFMVAANGTTVAFLNSANMPMIQRIVRTPKNWEGIRMTAAQYREKLPRAPDTRALAKFLIRRRKADPERFPDLSLTIVKLMGPGEYVPLIPGEPPVGHFALAVTDYTHGTAPNRRYIDLIIQRIIKSVLDNKTNPYTNAELKELSTWLTGREKGSKKVERYMQKAAAAVLLQNRIGQLFEGLVTGASDKGTYVRILSPPVEGRVVQGCRGLYVGQKVRVRLLRTDPYQGYIDFDCTGKIR